A region of the Sodalis ligni genome:
GGAGTCCGCCGTGTCACTTTCGCTTTGGCAGCAATGTCTTGCCCGACTACAGGATGAGTTACCTGCCACAGAATTCAGTATGTGGATACGCCCTCTTCAGGCGGAACTGAGTGACAACACTCTGGCATTGTACGCCCCCAACCGATTTGTCCTGGACTGGGTGCGCGATAAGTATTTGAATAACATCAATGGGTTGTTAAATGATTTTTGCGGTACCGATGCGCCTTTGCTGCGATTTGAAGTAGGAAGCAAGCCGCCGTTATCGGTGGTGGTCAATCCGCAGCCGGTGAACCATGTCAATGAGGCGCCGGTGCAGGCGGCCCGTCCCAGGCCCATGCGGCCAAGCTGGGACAGTTCGCCGGTGCAGCCGGAGCTGTCATATCGTTCGAATGTCAATCCCAAGCACAATTTCGATAACTTTGTCGAAGGGAAATCCAACCAGCTGGCGCGCGCGGCGGCGCGGCAGGTGGCGGACAATCCCGGCGGTGCTTACAACCCGCTGTTTCTGTACGGCGGGACGGGCCTGGGTAAAACGCATCTGCTGCATGCGGTGGGCAACGGCATAATGGCCCGTAAAGCCAATGCCAAGGTGGTCTATATGCATTCCGAGCGCTTTGTGCAGGATATGGTGAAAGCGCTGCAGAATAACGCTATCGAGGAGTTTAAACGCTATTATCGCTCCGTGGACGCCCTTCTTATTGATGATATTCAGTTTTTTGCCAATAAAGAGCGTTCGCAGGAAGAGTTTTTCCACACCTTCAATGCCTTGCTGGAAGGCAACCAGCAGATCATTCTGACGTCCGATCGCTATCCCAAAGAGATTAACGGCGTGGAAGATCGTTTGAAGTCGCGTTTCGGCTGGGGCCTGACGGTGGCCATCGAGCCGCCTGAGCTGGAAACCCGCGTGGCCATTCTGATGAAAAAAGCCGATGAAAACGACATCCGGCTGCCGGGAGAAGTGGCGTTTTTTATCGCCAAGCGCTTACGTTCCAATGTTCGCGAACTGGAAGGAGCGTTGAATCGGGTCATTGCCAACGCCAATTTCACCGGCCGGGCCATTACCATTGATTTTGTGCGCGAAGCGCTGCGGGATTTGCTGGCCCTGCAGGAAAAACTCGTCACCATCGATAATATCCAGAAAACCGTGGCGGAATATTATAAAATCAAAGTGGCCGATCTGCTGTCGAAACGGCGATCCCGTTCGGTGGCGCGGCCCAGGCAAATGGCTATGGCGCTGTCGAAAGAATTGACCAATCATAGCCTGCCGGAGATCGGCGACGCTTTCGGCGGGCGCGATCATACTACCGTGTTGCACGCCTGCCGCAAGATCGAGCAGTTGCGTGAAGAAAGTCACGATATAAAAGAAGATTTCTCCAACTTAATCAGAACATTATCTTCCTAACTATGAAATTTATCGTTGAACGCGAGCATCTGCTTAAACCTCTGCAACAGGTTAGCAGCCCGTTAGGCGGGCGACCCACCCTACCGATCCTGGGCAACTTATTGTTGCAGGTGGCGGAAGATCGGCTATCGCTGACCGGTACCGATCTGGAGATGGAAATGGTGGCGCAAGTCGCCCTGTCCCAATCCCATGAGCCCGGCGCCACCACCGTGCCCGCGCGCAAATTCTTCGATATTTGCCGTGGTCTGCCCGATGGGGCGGAAATTACCGTGACGCAGGAAAACGAACGCATGCTGATCCGGTCAGGACGCAGCCGTTTTTCCCTGTCCACCCTGCCCGCCACCGATTTCCCCAATCTTGATGACTGGCAAAGCGAGGTTGAATTCACCTTGCCCCAGGCCACGCTGAAACGGTTGATTGAATCCACCCAGTTCTCCATGGCGCATCAGGACGTGCGATACTATCTGAACGGCATGCTGTTCGAGACCGAGGGCGAAGAGCTGCGTACCGTCGCCACCGACGGGCATCGCCTGGCGGTATGTTCCATGCCGGTGGGACAGGCGCTGCCGACCCATTCGGTGATCGTGCCTCGTAAAGGGGTGATGGAGCTGGTGAGGATGCTGGATGGCGGCGAAACGCCGTTAACGCTGCAAATCGGCAGCAATAATATCCGCGCCAGCCTCGGTGATTATATCTTTACCTCAAAACTGGTTGACGGCCGTTTTCCCGATTATCGCCGGGTGCTGCCGAAAAACCCGGACAAGACCCTGGAAGCCGGTTGTGATGTGCTTAAGCAGGCTTTTGCCCGCGCGGCCATTCTGTCCAACGAAAAATTCCGCGGCGTGCGCCTGTATCTGAGCAACGATCAGCTGAAAATCACCGCCAATAATCCTGAACAGGAAGAGGCTGAGGAAATTCTGGACGTCTCCTATCAGGGCACTGAAATGGAAATTGGTTTTAACGTCAGTTATGTGCTGGATGTGCTTAACGCGTTGAAAAGTGAACAGGTCCGGTTATTGCTGACCGATGGGGTGTCGAGCGTGCAAATCGAAGACTGCGCCAGCCAGGCGGCGGCCTATGTTGTTATGCCGATGCGTCTCTAGAGATGTGGTAAGGTAGTGTGACTGAATGGCCCTATCGCGTCTTCTCATCCGTGATTTTCGTAATATCGAGTCCGCCGATTTGGCCCCGGCCGCTGATTTCAATTTTTTGGTCGGTGCCAACGGAAGCGGAAAAACCAGCGTCCTGGAAGCCATTTATACCCTCGGACATGGCCGGGCATTCCGCAGCTTGCAGGTGGGGCGCGTTATTCGTCACGAGCAGCCGGAGTTTATGCTGCATGGCCGGATAGACGGGATGGGGTCGGACTCGCGGCAAACGTCGGTGGGTCTGAGTAAAAACCGGCTGGGGGATAACCGGGTACGCATTGATGGCAGCGACGGGCATAAAGTCGCTGAGCTCGCCCAGCTGTTGCCTATGCAGCTCATTACGCCGGAGGGATTCACCCTGCTGAACGGCGGTCCGAAATACCGTCGTGCCTTTATGGACTGGGGGTGTTTTCATAACGAGCCGGGTTTTTTCACCGCCTGGAGTAACCTGAAGCGTTTGCTCAAACAGCGAAATGCGGCTTTACGCCAGGTAAGTCGTTATGCGCAGCTGCGCGCCTGGGATCAGGAATTGATCCCCCTGGCGGCGCTGATAAGCCGCTGGCGGGCCCTGTACAGCGAAGCGATAGCAGTGGATATCACTGCGACCTGCGCCTTGTTTTTACCGGAGTTCCAACTGGACTTCAGTTTTCAGCGCGGCTGGGATCGCGAAAGTGACTACGGCGATCTGCTGGAACGGCAGTTTGAGCGCGATCGGGCATTGACATATACTGCGTCCGGCCCGCACAAGGCGGATTTTCGCATCCGCGCCGAGGGAGTCCCGGTTGAGGATTTGCTGTCCCGCGGCCAATTGAAATTATTGATGTGCGCCTTGCGCTTGGCGCAAGGCGAGTTTCTGACCCGCCAGAGCGGTAGACAGTGCCTCTATTTGATAGATGACTTTGCCTCAGAGCTGGACGCCGGCCGCCGCAGGCTGCTGGCGGAGCGCTTGAAAGCCACCCGGGCCCAGGTTTTCGTCAGCGCGCTGAGCGCTGAACAAATCCGTGATATTACGGATGAAAAGGGCAGGATGTTCCTGGTGGAACAAGGTAAAATACGTATTCAATCCGAAGTTTAAAATGAGCGAGAAACGTTGATGTCGAATTCTTATGACTCCTCAAGTATCAAAGTACTCAAGGGACTGGACGCAGTGCGTAAACGTCCGGGAATGTATATCGGTGATACGGATGACGGCACCGGTCTGCACCATATGGTATTCGAGGTTGTGGACAACGCTATCGACGAAGCCCTCGCCGGCTATTGTAAAGAAATTGTCGTTATCATTCATGAAGATAACTCTGTATCGGTTCAGGATGACGGGCGCGGTATTCCCACCGGCATCCATGAGGAAGAAGGTATCTCCGCCGTTGAAGTCATCATGACCGTGCTTCACGCCGGCGGTAAGTTCGATGACAATTCCTATAAGGTGTCCGGCGGTTTGCACGGCGTGGGCGTATCGGTCGTCAATGCCTTGTCGGAAAAGCTGGAACTGGTGGTTCGCCGCGAAGGCAAAGTCCATGAGCAGACCTATAAAGGCGGCATACCGCAGGCCCCGCTGGCCATCGTCGGCGAAACCGATCAAACCGGGACCACCGTGCGTTTCTGGCCGAGCCTGGAGACGTTCACCAACAATACCGAATTCCAGTATGAAATACTGGCCAAGCGCCTGCGGGAATTGTCTTTCCTCAATTCCGGCGTGGCCATCCGTTTGGTGGATAAACGGACCGATAAAGAAGATCTTTTTCATTATCAAGGCGGTATCAAAGCCTTTGTTGAATACCTGAATAAAAACAAGACGCCGATTCATCCTACGGTATTCTATTTTTCCACGGAAAAAGACGGTATCGGCGTGGAAGTCGCCCTGCAGTGGAATGACGGCTTCCAGGAAAATATTTATTGCTTCACTAACAATATTCCCCAGCGCGATGGCGGTACCCATTTGGTGGGATTCCGTGCCGCAATGACCCGTACCCTGAACTCCTATATGGACAAAGAGGGTTACAGCAAAAAAGCGAAGGTCAGCGCCACCGGCGATGACGCCCGTGAAGGATTGATAGCCGTGGTGTCGGTAAAAGTGCCGGACCCGAAATTCTCCTCCCAGACCAAGGACAAGCTGGTTTCCTCCGAGGTGAAAACCGCGGTGGAGACGCAGATG
Encoded here:
- the dnaA gene encoding chromosomal replication initiator protein DnaA, encoding MSLSLWQQCLARLQDELPATEFSMWIRPLQAELSDNTLALYAPNRFVLDWVRDKYLNNINGLLNDFCGTDAPLLRFEVGSKPPLSVVVNPQPVNHVNEAPVQAARPRPMRPSWDSSPVQPELSYRSNVNPKHNFDNFVEGKSNQLARAAARQVADNPGGAYNPLFLYGGTGLGKTHLLHAVGNGIMARKANAKVVYMHSERFVQDMVKALQNNAIEEFKRYYRSVDALLIDDIQFFANKERSQEEFFHTFNALLEGNQQIILTSDRYPKEINGVEDRLKSRFGWGLTVAIEPPELETRVAILMKKADENDIRLPGEVAFFIAKRLRSNVRELEGALNRVIANANFTGRAITIDFVREALRDLLALQEKLVTIDNIQKTVAEYYKIKVADLLSKRRSRSVARPRQMAMALSKELTNHSLPEIGDAFGGRDHTTVLHACRKIEQLREESHDIKEDFSNLIRTLSS
- the dnaN gene encoding DNA polymerase III subunit beta, whose protein sequence is MKFIVEREHLLKPLQQVSSPLGGRPTLPILGNLLLQVAEDRLSLTGTDLEMEMVAQVALSQSHEPGATTVPARKFFDICRGLPDGAEITVTQENERMLIRSGRSRFSLSTLPATDFPNLDDWQSEVEFTLPQATLKRLIESTQFSMAHQDVRYYLNGMLFETEGEELRTVATDGHRLAVCSMPVGQALPTHSVIVPRKGVMELVRMLDGGETPLTLQIGSNNIRASLGDYIFTSKLVDGRFPDYRRVLPKNPDKTLEAGCDVLKQAFARAAILSNEKFRGVRLYLSNDQLKITANNPEQEEAEEILDVSYQGTEMEIGFNVSYVLDVLNALKSEQVRLLLTDGVSSVQIEDCASQAAAYVVMPMRL
- the recF gene encoding DNA replication/repair protein RecF (All proteins in this family for which functions are known are DNA-binding proteins that assist the filamentation of RecA onto DNA for the initiation of recombination or recombinational repair.), whose amino-acid sequence is MALSRLLIRDFRNIESADLAPAADFNFLVGANGSGKTSVLEAIYTLGHGRAFRSLQVGRVIRHEQPEFMLHGRIDGMGSDSRQTSVGLSKNRLGDNRVRIDGSDGHKVAELAQLLPMQLITPEGFTLLNGGPKYRRAFMDWGCFHNEPGFFTAWSNLKRLLKQRNAALRQVSRYAQLRAWDQELIPLAALISRWRALYSEAIAVDITATCALFLPEFQLDFSFQRGWDRESDYGDLLERQFERDRALTYTASGPHKADFRIRAEGVPVEDLLSRGQLKLLMCALRLAQGEFLTRQSGRQCLYLIDDFASELDAGRRRLLAERLKATRAQVFVSALSAEQIRDITDEKGRMFLVEQGKIRIQSEV